A stretch of the Janthinobacterium sp. B9-8 genome encodes the following:
- a CDS encoding helix-turn-helix domain-containing protein — protein MITADDIMTTDIAAHFLKLTPKALRRKAKAGQVPATIITGKWLFNKIDLIDWLRQNSTKQRTPILYLEQKPCLSKSVATSGGLDSHMMAKKYSDLLGLKTKPLHKNGTIN, from the coding sequence ATGATTACCGCCGATGACATTATGACCACCGACATTGCTGCTCATTTTTTAAAACTCACACCCAAAGCACTCCGGCGAAAAGCCAAAGCCGGCCAAGTACCAGCAACAATTATCACCGGCAAATGGCTCTTTAATAAAATTGATTTAATTGATTGGCTACGCCAAAACTCAACTAAGCAAAGAACACCAATCCTTTACCTGGAGCAAAAACCTTGTCTATCAAAAAGCGTGGCAACATCTGGTGGGCTCGATTCACACATGATGGCCAAGAAATACAGCGATCTTCTGGGACTGAAGACAAAGCCGCTGCACAAGAATGGCACGATCAACTAA